The following proteins are encoded in a genomic region of Dictyoglomus sp. NZ13-RE01:
- a CDS encoding histidinol-phosphatase — MLIDYHMHLERGPFSEDWFLLFWQKAKEKGIEEIGISEHGHRFIELRPVYKDLPYTDKWCDSSLEEYFLFINSMKKKYPVKLGIEMDYLPDKEKEIKEILENYEFDYVIGSVHWLNHGFGFDIDPNDERWKKESKQIFLDYFERLELAIKSGLFDIIGHIDLVKLWGYSPPENLTDIYLRIASMLKERALSIEINTSGLRRPVKEIYPSPKFLEILAPYDIPLTFGSDAHSPEDVGKNIEEYYNFVKNLGFKKLTIFEKRVPKYIDIK; from the coding sequence ATGTTGATCGACTACCATATGCACTTAGAGAGAGGACCTTTTTCTGAAGATTGGTTTTTGCTTTTTTGGCAAAAGGCTAAAGAAAAAGGAATTGAAGAGATAGGTATTTCTGAGCATGGGCATAGATTTATTGAGTTAAGACCAGTTTATAAAGATTTGCCCTACACAGATAAATGGTGTGATTCATCTTTAGAAGAGTATTTTTTGTTTATAAACTCTATGAAAAAGAAATATCCCGTAAAATTAGGTATTGAAATGGATTATCTACCAGATAAGGAGAAAGAGATTAAGGAAATTCTCGAAAATTATGAATTTGATTATGTTATTGGTTCTGTACATTGGTTAAACCATGGATTTGGATTTGATATTGATCCAAATGATGAACGATGGAAAAAAGAATCAAAGCAAATTTTTTTAGATTATTTTGAAAGGTTAGAATTAGCAATTAAAAGTGGACTTTTTGATATTATTGGACATATAGATTTGGTCAAGCTCTGGGGATATTCGCCACCTGAAAATCTTACAGATATATATCTTAGAATTGCCTCAATGTTAAAGGAGAGAGCTCTATCTATAGAAATAAATACATCAGGACTTAGAAGACCGGTAAAAGAGATATATCCTTCGCCGAAATTTTTAGAAATTTTAGCTCCATATGATATACCATTGACATTTGGTTCAGATGCTCATAGCCCAGAGGATGTGGGTAAAAATATAGAGGAATACTATAATTTTGTTAAGAATTTAG
- a CDS encoding dipeptide epimerase, producing MEIVDVKLTPKKYRLKEVFKIATGERSEILNLEIEIFLKDGTIGVGEASSSLISKIISENSYVVLEKSIKDLLIGENILKLRYLWKKLKSLQFLPAIMAGTEYALVSAYCNWKGISPYLFFGGEREEIETDITIGISDFENTIRKAKEYYDAGFRILKIKVGLDLEEDLRKVIEIKRILPDVDFIIDANQGYTPKIANYFINTLYREGIEVLVFEQPVHKDDHDGIKYVRYNSPFPVAVDESVYTVYDALRLIKEDAIDFINIKLMKSGIYDALGIIEIARASNKGLMIGCMGESSLGISQSVHFSLGTSAFTYHDLDSHLSIADEEFRGDFIQEGPIIRVRKG from the coding sequence ATGGAGATAGTAGATGTTAAACTGACTCCGAAAAAATACAGATTAAAAGAAGTATTTAAAATTGCTACGGGTGAAAGATCGGAAATACTGAATTTGGAAATAGAAATATTTTTAAAAGATGGAACGATAGGAGTAGGAGAGGCTTCTTCCTCTTTAATTTCTAAGATAATTTCTGAAAATTCTTATGTTGTTTTGGAAAAGAGTATAAAAGATCTACTTATAGGGGAAAATATATTAAAACTTAGATATCTTTGGAAAAAACTTAAAAGTTTACAATTTCTTCCCGCAATAATGGCAGGTACGGAGTATGCACTGGTTTCTGCTTATTGTAATTGGAAAGGTATTTCCCCTTATTTATTTTTTGGTGGGGAGCGGGAGGAGATTGAAACAGATATAACTATTGGAATTAGTGATTTTGAGAATACTATTAGAAAAGCAAAGGAATATTATGATGCTGGATTTAGAATACTAAAAATTAAGGTAGGATTGGATTTGGAGGAAGATTTAAGAAAAGTTATCGAAATAAAGAGAATATTGCCAGATGTGGATTTTATTATAGATGCAAATCAAGGTTATACACCCAAAATTGCTAATTACTTCATAAATACCCTTTATAGAGAGGGGATAGAAGTATTAGTCTTTGAACAACCTGTCCATAAAGATGATCATGATGGTATAAAGTATGTTAGGTACAATTCTCCATTTCCTGTCGCTGTTGATGAAAGTGTTTATACAGTTTACGATGCATTAAGATTAATAAAGGAGGATGCTATTGATTTTATCAATATTAAATTGATGAAATCTGGTATTTATGATGCGTTAGGAATAATAGAGATTGCAAGGGCAAGTAATAAGGGATTAATGATTGGATGCATGGGGGAGTCAAGCCTTGGCATTTCTCAAAGTGTGCATTTTTCTTTAGGGACTTCTGCTTTTACTTATCACGATTTAGATTCTCACCTTTCCATAGCGGACGAAGAATTTAGAGGAGATTTTATACAGGAAGGACCAATAATAAGGGTAAGAAAGGGGTAA